One genomic segment of Alkalimarinus alittae includes these proteins:
- the rplX gene encoding 50S ribosomal protein L24, whose amino-acid sequence MKKIKCDDEVIVIAGKDKGKRGKIVRVLQDGRVVVSGINMIKRSTKPNPMLGAPGGIVEKEAPIQASNVAIFNSATNKADRVGFKVLEDGVKVRVYKSNNEVIGS is encoded by the coding sequence ATGAAAAAGATCAAATGTGACGATGAAGTGATCGTCATAGCGGGCAAGGACAAAGGCAAGCGCGGGAAAATCGTCCGCGTTCTGCAAGATGGTCGTGTCGTTGTATCAGGTATTAACATGATAAAGCGAAGCACCAAGCCAAACCCAATGTTAGGCGCTCCAGGCGGTATCGTCGAAAAGGAAGCGCCAATACAAGCTTCAAATGTAGCTATTTTTAATTCAGCTACAAATAAGGCGGACAGGGTAGGCTTTAAAGTCTTGGAAGATGGCGTTAAAGTCCGTGTCTATAAGTCGAATAACGAGGTTATCGGCAGCTAA
- the rplN gene encoding 50S ribosomal protein L14 yields MIQTESMLDVADNSGARRVMCIKVLGGSHRRYARIGDVIKVTVKEAIPRGKVKKGQVLNAVVVRTRKGVRRPDGSLIRFDGNAAVLLNQQNAPIGTRIFGPVTRELRGDKYMKIVSLAPEVL; encoded by the coding sequence ATGATTCAAACTGAATCGATGCTAGACGTCGCAGATAACAGTGGCGCTCGTCGCGTTATGTGTATCAAGGTATTGGGTGGTTCACATAGACGCTACGCTCGTATTGGCGACGTAATAAAAGTTACCGTGAAGGAAGCAATTCCTCGCGGTAAAGTAAAAAAAGGTCAGGTTCTTAATGCAGTGGTTGTGCGTACTCGTAAAGGTGTTCGTCGTCCGGATGGGTCTTTGATCCGTTTTGATGGCAATGCTGCAGTATTGCTAAACCAGCAGAATGCGCCTATTGGTACTCGTATTTTTGGCCCTGTAACTCGTGAGTTGCGTGGTGATAAATACATGAAGATTGTTTCTTTAGCACCTGAAGTGCTTTAA
- the rpsQ gene encoding 30S ribosomal protein S17: protein MTEAASNARMLSGKVVSDKMDKSITVLIERRVKHPIYGKYVKRSTKVHAHDENNECNIGDTVTIQEGRPISKTKCWKLVEIVESASKV, encoded by the coding sequence ATGACTGAAGCTGCATCTAATGCTCGCATGCTTAGCGGTAAGGTCGTGAGTGATAAGATGGACAAGTCCATCACTGTCTTGATTGAGCGACGCGTAAAACATCCGATTTACGGTAAGTACGTGAAGCGTTCAACCAAGGTTCATGCTCATGACGAAAATAATGAGTGTAATATCGGCGATACAGTAACAATCCAGGAAGGTCGTCCTATTTCTAAGACGAAGTGCTGGAAGCTGGTCGAGATTGTCGAGAGTGCTTCTAAAGTGTAA
- the rpmC gene encoding 50S ribosomal protein L29, with product MKANELREKSVEELNTELMSLLKEQFNLRMRKSTGQLNQGHLLRNVRRDIARVKTVLNQKAGN from the coding sequence ATGAAAGCGAATGAATTGCGTGAAAAATCAGTTGAAGAACTGAACACTGAGTTGATGAGCTTGTTGAAAGAGCAGTTTAACTTGCGCATGCGTAAGTCAACTGGTCAGCTCAACCAAGGTCACCTACTTCGCAACGTTAGACGCGACATCGCTCGTGTAAAAACAGTGTTGAATCAAAAGGCAGGTAACTAA
- the rplP gene encoding 50S ribosomal protein L16, translating into MLQPKRTKFRKMQKGRNRGLAQRGSKVSFGEFGLKATGRGRITARQIESARRTISRQVKRTGKIWIRVFPDKPITQKPLEVRQGKGKGNVEYWICQIQPGRMLFEIEGVSEELAREAFTLATAKLPVPTTFVSRTVM; encoded by the coding sequence ATGTTGCAACCGAAACGTACCAAATTTCGTAAAATGCAAAAAGGCCGTAACCGCGGCCTGGCCCAGCGCGGAAGCAAAGTTAGCTTTGGTGAGTTTGGCCTAAAGGCGACTGGTAGAGGTCGAATTACTGCGCGTCAGATTGAATCTGCTCGTAGAACGATTTCTCGTCAAGTGAAGCGTACTGGTAAAATCTGGATCCGTGTATTTCCAGACAAGCCGATTACACAAAAACCGCTTGAAGTTCGTCAAGGTAAAGGTAAAGGTAATGTTGAATACTGGATTTGCCAGATTCAACCAGGCCGTATGTTGTTTGAGATAGAAGGTGTTTCTGAAGAGCTTGCTCGTGAAGCATTTACATTGGCAACAGCCAAATTACCTGTTCCTACAACATTTGTTTCGAGGACGGTGATGTAA
- the rpsC gene encoding 30S ribosomal protein S3, whose product MGQKVHPTGIRLGIVKDHNSIWYAEKADYANNLLNDIEVREFLLERLVKASVSKIVIERPAQNARITIHTARPGIVIGKKGEDVDKLRKKISEMMGVPVHINIEEIRKPDLDAKLVAASVANQLERRVMFRRAMKRAVQNAMRQGAKGIKIQVGGRLGGAEIARSEWYREGRVPLHTLRADIDYATHEASTTYGIIGVKVWIFKGEILGGIEQVRAQKEAPKKKASKASR is encoded by the coding sequence ATGGGTCAAAAGGTACATCCTACTGGTATCAGACTGGGTATTGTGAAAGACCACAACTCGATCTGGTACGCAGAAAAAGCAGATTATGCTAATAACTTATTGAATGATATCGAAGTGCGTGAGTTTTTGCTCGAGCGCTTAGTTAAAGCATCAGTAAGTAAAATAGTAATCGAGCGTCCTGCGCAAAATGCACGTATTACCATTCATACCGCCCGTCCAGGGATTGTTATCGGTAAGAAAGGTGAAGACGTTGATAAATTGCGTAAGAAGATTAGTGAGATGATGGGTGTGCCTGTGCACATCAACATCGAAGAGATCAGAAAGCCTGATCTTGATGCAAAATTGGTAGCAGCAAGTGTTGCAAACCAGTTAGAGCGTCGAGTGATGTTCCGTCGTGCAATGAAGCGTGCAGTTCAAAATGCAATGCGTCAGGGCGCTAAAGGGATTAAGATTCAGGTTGGAGGCCGTTTAGGTGGTGCTGAGATTGCACGTTCTGAATGGTACCGTGAAGGTAGAGTTCCTCTACATACTTTACGTGCTGATATCGATTACGCAACACATGAAGCATCAACTACCTATGGTATTATTGGTGTCAAAGTTTGGATCTTCAAGGGCGAAATTTTAGGCGGTATTGAACAAGTACGCGCTCAAAAAGAAGCACCTAAGAAGAAAGCTTCTAAAGCTTCTAGGTAA
- the rplV gene encoding 50S ribosomal protein L22: MEVAAKLKGANLSAQKARLVADQVRGKAVEDALNILTFSPKKAAHLIKKVLESAIANAEHNDGLDVDDLKVSTIFVDEATTMKRIRPRAKGRADRILKRTCHITVMVADN; encoded by the coding sequence ATGGAAGTAGCCGCTAAATTAAAGGGTGCTAACCTATCTGCTCAGAAAGCGCGCTTGGTTGCAGATCAAGTTCGCGGAAAAGCCGTTGAGGACGCCCTAAATATCTTAACGTTCAGCCCTAAAAAAGCTGCGCATTTAATTAAAAAAGTGCTTGAGTCCGCAATAGCGAACGCAGAGCACAATGACGGTCTAGACGTCGACGATTTGAAAGTCTCCACCATCTTTGTTGATGAGGCGACTACAATGAAGCGTATTAGACCACGTGCCAAGGGTCGAGCTGACCGTATATTGAAACGTACATGCCATATTACGGTTATGGTCGCTGATAACTAG
- the rpsS gene encoding 30S ribosomal protein S19, translating into MSRSLKKGPFIDLHLLKKVETALEKKDKKPIKTWSRRSTIFPEMIGLTIAVHNGRQHVPVFVTEDMVGHKLGEFAATRTYRGHAADKKAKKR; encoded by the coding sequence GTGTCACGTTCTTTGAAGAAGGGTCCATTCATAGACCTGCATTTGTTAAAGAAGGTAGAAACAGCTCTGGAGAAAAAGGACAAGAAGCCAATTAAGACCTGGTCTCGTCGTTCAACAATTTTTCCAGAGATGATTGGCTTGACCATCGCTGTGCATAACGGGCGTCAACACGTTCCGGTTTTTGTAACAGAAGATATGGTTGGCCATAAATTGGGCGAATTTGCCGCAACGCGCACGTATCGTGGGCATGCAGCAGATAAGAAAGCCAAAAAACGGTAG
- the rplB gene encoding 50S ribosomal protein L2 — MPVVKTKPTSPGRRHVVKVYHPDLHKGRPYAPLVEKKSKSGGRNNNGRITTRHIGGGHKQQYRIVDFKRNKDGIPSVVERIEYDPNRSAHIALLKYLDGERRYVIAPKGVKAGDEVRSGEDAPIKVGSTLPMRNIPVGSVIHCVELKPGKGAQIARSAGTYAQLVAREGAYVTLRLRSGEMRKVLSECRATLGEVSNGEHSLRRLGKAGASRWRGVRPTVRGVVMNPVDHPHGGGEGRTSGGRHPVTPWGVPTKGHKTRKNKRTDKMIVRRRSAK; from the coding sequence ATGCCAGTCGTAAAAACTAAACCAACGTCTCCCGGTCGTCGTCATGTAGTTAAGGTATATCATCCTGACCTACATAAGGGTCGTCCTTATGCGCCGTTGGTAGAAAAGAAAAGTAAGTCTGGTGGTCGTAACAATAACGGCCGCATCACTACTCGTCATATCGGTGGTGGTCATAAGCAGCAATATAGAATTGTAGACTTTAAGCGGAATAAAGATGGGATTCCATCTGTGGTTGAGCGTATTGAATACGATCCAAACCGTTCCGCGCATATTGCTCTGCTTAAATATCTTGATGGTGAGAGACGTTATGTTATCGCACCTAAAGGTGTTAAGGCAGGGGATGAAGTTCGCTCAGGAGAAGATGCCCCTATTAAAGTAGGTAGTACTTTACCAATGCGAAATATCCCTGTGGGTAGTGTTATTCACTGTGTAGAACTTAAGCCAGGAAAAGGCGCGCAGATTGCTCGTAGTGCTGGTACTTATGCTCAGTTGGTCGCTCGTGAGGGTGCTTATGTCACTTTACGCTTGCGTTCAGGTGAAATGCGTAAAGTATTATCTGAGTGTCGTGCAACCTTGGGTGAAGTTTCTAATGGTGAGCATAGCTTGCGGAGATTAGGTAAAGCGGGTGCATCACGTTGGCGCGGTGTAAGGCCAACAGTGCGTGGTGTTGTTATGAACCCAGTTGACCATCCGCATGGTGGTGGTGAAGGGAGAACCTCTGGTGGGCGTCATCCGGTAACACCTTGGGGTGTTCCAACCAAAGGTCATAAAACTCGCAAAAACAAACGTACTGATAAGATGATAGTGCGTCGTCGATCGGCCAAGTAA
- the rplW gene encoding 50S ribosomal protein L23: MNEERIYKVLLGPLVSEKASLAAESGQVVFRVATDSTKAEIKKAVETLFDVKVEGVQVSNLKGKTKRTVRGLGKRKDTKKAYVRLAEGQDIDFMDVE; encoded by the coding sequence ATGAACGAAGAGCGTATATATAAAGTATTGCTAGGACCTCTTGTTTCAGAAAAGGCATCTCTAGCAGCAGAGTCTGGTCAAGTTGTTTTTAGAGTGGCTACTGATTCAACCAAAGCTGAAATCAAAAAAGCAGTTGAGACGCTTTTTGATGTTAAGGTTGAGGGTGTTCAGGTTTCAAATCTAAAAGGCAAGACTAAGCGCACGGTTCGTGGTCTAGGTAAGCGTAAAGATACCAAAAAAGCTTATGTTAGATTAGCGGAAGGTCAGGATATCGACTTTATGGATGTCGAGTAA
- the rplD gene encoding 50S ribosomal protein L4 — MELTIAGSGKGSVSVSDAAFAGEYNETLVHQVVTAYLAGARQGTRAQKTRSEVRGGGKKPWRQKGTGRARAGTIRSPIWRSGGVTFAAKPQDHSQKVNKKMYRGAMRSIYSELVRQERLVVVEDMIAETPKTKAFTAKMKELGLESALIVSENVEENLYLASRNIPSVDVRDVVGVDPVSLVAYDKVVVTVSALKKIEEMLG, encoded by the coding sequence ATGGAATTAACAATCGCTGGTTCTGGTAAGGGTTCTGTATCTGTTTCAGATGCTGCCTTCGCTGGAGAGTATAATGAGACTTTGGTTCATCAGGTTGTTACTGCGTATTTAGCAGGTGCTCGTCAGGGTACTCGCGCGCAGAAGACTCGTTCTGAAGTTAGAGGTGGTGGTAAGAAGCCTTGGCGTCAAAAGGGTACAGGTCGTGCTCGTGCAGGTACTATTCGTAGTCCTATTTGGCGTTCTGGTGGTGTTACATTTGCTGCTAAGCCACAAGATCATAGTCAGAAAGTAAACAAGAAGATGTATCGTGGAGCGATGAGGTCTATATACTCTGAGCTTGTACGTCAAGAGCGTCTTGTTGTTGTTGAAGATATGATAGCAGAAACACCTAAGACTAAAGCTTTCACTGCAAAGATGAAAGAGTTAGGTCTAGAGAGTGCTTTGATTGTCTCTGAAAACGTAGAAGAAAACTTGTATCTTGCTTCTCGCAATATCCCAAGTGTTGATGTTCGTGACGTTGTAGGAGTTGATCCTGTAAGTCTAGTAGCGTATGACAAGGTTGTAGTGACTGTTTCTGCGCTTAAGAAGATTGAGGAGATGCTGGGATGA
- the rplC gene encoding 50S ribosomal protein L3 — protein sequence MAIGLIGRKAGMTRIFTDEGQSIPVTVIEIQDNRVTQVKTNDVDGYRAVQVAYGSRRASLVTKAAAGHYAKASVEAGRGLIEFRLAESEGEELKAGDQFSVSLFEAGQVVDVTGNSKGKGFQGGVKRWNFSMQDATHGNSLSHRAPGSIGQCQTPGRVIKGKKMAGQMGNEQSTVQNLEVVRVDEERGLILVRGAVPGATGGDVVVKPAVKA from the coding sequence ATGGCAATTGGTTTAATCGGTCGTAAGGCTGGTATGACCCGTATCTTTACGGATGAGGGTCAGTCTATCCCTGTGACGGTTATCGAAATTCAAGATAACCGAGTCACTCAAGTTAAAACGAATGATGTGGATGGTTACCGTGCAGTGCAGGTGGCTTATGGTTCACGTCGTGCGTCTCTCGTTACTAAAGCGGCAGCAGGACATTACGCGAAAGCAAGTGTTGAAGCTGGGCGTGGTCTTATAGAATTTCGTCTTGCAGAGTCTGAAGGTGAAGAGCTTAAGGCAGGCGATCAATTCTCAGTGTCTCTCTTTGAGGCTGGTCAGGTTGTAGATGTGACTGGTAATTCTAAGGGTAAAGGTTTTCAGGGCGGTGTTAAGCGCTGGAACTTTAGTATGCAAGATGCTACTCACGGTAACTCTTTGTCTCATCGTGCTCCAGGTTCAATTGGTCAATGCCAAACTCCGGGTCGCGTAATAAAAGGCAAGAAAATGGCAGGTCAGATGGGTAATGAGCAGTCTACTGTTCAAAACCTTGAGGTTGTGCGTGTTGATGAGGAGCGTGGTCTAATCTTGGTTAGAGGTGCGGTTCCTGGTGCAACTGGCGGCGACGTAGTTGTCAAGCCTGCAGTTAAGGCCTAA
- the rpsJ gene encoding 30S ribosomal protein S10: MQSQKIRIRLKAFDYRLIDQSTQEIVDTAKRTGAQVRGPIPLPTRKERFTILVSPHVNKDARDQYEIRTHKRLLDIVEPTEKTVDALMKLDLAAGVDVQISLG; this comes from the coding sequence ATGCAAAGTCAAAAAATCAGAATCAGGCTAAAGGCTTTTGACTACCGCCTGATTGATCAGTCTACGCAAGAAATCGTAGACACGGCAAAGAGAACTGGTGCACAAGTTCGTGGACCTATTCCTCTGCCGACAAGAAAAGAGCGTTTTACAATCTTGGTTTCTCCGCACGTTAATAAAGATGCGAGAGATCAGTACGAAATTCGTACACATAAACGTTTATTAGATATTGTGGAACCTACAGAAAAAACTGTAGATGCGCTTATGAAACTTGACTTGGCTGCGGGCGTTGATGTCCAGATAAGCTTAGGTTAA
- the tuf gene encoding elongation factor Tu, with the protein MAKEKFERVKPHVNVGTIGHVDHGKTTLTAALTRVCAEVWGGAAVAFDGIDNAPEERERGITIATSHVEYDSPTRHYAHVDCPGHADYVKNMITGAAQMDGAILVCGATDGPMPQTREHILLSRQVGVPFVVVFLNKADLLAEDCGGVGTEEYNEMLELVEMELRELLDQYEFPGDDTPIIAGSALMALNGEDDNELGTSAVKKLVETLDEYIPEPERAIDQPFLMPVEDVFSISGRGTVVTGRVERGIVKVGDEIEIIGLKDTLKSTCTGVEMFRKLLDEGRAGENVGVLLRGTKREEVERGQVLAVPGSVNPHTTFEAEVYILSKDEGGRHTPFFKGYRPQFYFRTTDVTGACELPEGIEMVMPGDNVQLTATLIAPIAMEEGLRFAIREGGRTVGAGVVAKIIE; encoded by the coding sequence GTGGCAAAAGAAAAATTTGAGCGTGTCAAACCACACGTAAACGTTGGTACTATCGGTCACGTTGACCATGGTAAAACTACTTTGACTGCTGCTCTAACTCGCGTTTGTGCTGAGGTTTGGGGTGGTGCTGCTGTAGCATTTGACGGTATCGATAATGCTCCAGAAGAAAGAGAGCGCGGTATTACTATCGCAACATCGCACGTCGAGTATGATTCTCCTACTCGTCACTATGCGCACGTTGACTGTCCAGGGCACGCCGATTATGTTAAAAACATGATCACTGGTGCTGCTCAGATGGATGGCGCTATCCTAGTATGTGGTGCGACTGACGGCCCTATGCCTCAGACTCGTGAGCACATCTTGCTTTCTCGTCAGGTTGGTGTACCTTTTGTTGTTGTTTTCCTTAACAAGGCAGACCTTCTTGCAGAAGATTGTGGTGGTGTTGGAACTGAAGAATACAACGAAATGCTAGAATTGGTTGAGATGGAGCTTCGTGAGCTTCTTGATCAGTATGAATTTCCTGGAGATGACACTCCGATTATTGCTGGTTCTGCTTTAATGGCGTTGAACGGTGAAGATGATAACGAGTTAGGTACCTCTGCAGTTAAGAAGCTTGTAGAAACTCTTGACGAGTATATTCCTGAGCCTGAGCGTGCAATTGATCAGCCATTCTTAATGCCTGTAGAAGATGTTTTCTCTATCTCGGGTCGTGGTACAGTTGTAACGGGTCGTGTTGAGCGTGGTATCGTTAAAGTTGGTGATGAAATTGAAATCATCGGTCTTAAAGATACTTTGAAGTCAACATGTACTGGTGTTGAAATGTTCCGTAAGTTGCTTGACGAAGGTCGTGCAGGTGAGAACGTAGGTGTTCTTCTACGTGGAACAAAGCGTGAAGAAGTTGAGCGTGGACAGGTTCTTGCTGTTCCTGGTTCTGTTAATCCTCACACTACTTTCGAAGCAGAAGTGTATATCTTAAGCAAGGATGAGGGTGGTCGTCACACTCCATTCTTCAAAGGCTACCGTCCACAGTTTTACTTCCGTACTACTGATGTAACAGGTGCTTGTGAATTGCCAGAAGGTATCGAAATGGTAATGCCTGGTGATAACGTTCAGTTAACTGCTACTTTGATCGCGCCGATTGCGATGGAAGAAGGTCTACGTTTCGCAATTCGCGAAGGTGGACGTACAGTTGGTGCTGGTGTTGTTGCTAAGATTATCGAATAA
- the fusA gene encoding elongation factor G → MARKTPISRYRNIGICAHVDAGKTTTTERVLFYTGVSHKLGEVHDGAATMDWMEQEQERGITITSAATTCFWSGMEQQFDQHRVNIIDTPGHVDFTIEVERSLRVLDGAVVVLCGSSGVQPQTETVWRQANKYEVPRMVYINKMDRSGADFERVVEQLRERLGALPVPLQMTIGAEEGFEGVVDLIKMKSIIWNQEDKGTTFEYGGIPAELQDKCCEMREFLVEMAAEATDELMDKYLEGGDLSEEEIKKGIRIRTLSNEIVPVIGGSAFKNKGVQAMLDAVIEYLPSPTEVKAIEGLLADGSPDTRVARDEEPFSALAFKIATDPFVGTLTFFRVYSGVLESGSAVLNSVKGKKERVGRMVQMHANSREEIKEVRAGDIAAGIGLKDVTTGDTLCSADAPIILERMEFPEPVISVAVEPRTKPDQEKMGVALGKLAQEDPSFRVKTDEETGQTIISGMGELHLDIIVDRMRREFSVEANIGKPQVAYREAIRNVCEIEGKFVRQSGGRGQYGHVWIKFEPREEGGDELEFINEIVGGAVPKEYIPAIQKGVAEQMQNGVLAGYPLLGLKATLFDGSFHDVDSNEMAFKIAGSMATKKLAQSGGAVLLEPVMKVEVVTPEVNMGDVVGDLNRRRGLIQGMSDTAAGKVVDAEVPLSEMFGYATDLRSATQGRATYTMEFLKYSEAPKNIAEAIINKS, encoded by the coding sequence GTGGCGCGTAAAACCCCAATAAGTCGATATCGGAACATCGGTATTTGTGCGCACGTTGATGCGGGTAAGACGACTACTACAGAGCGAGTTCTGTTCTACACTGGCGTTTCTCATAAGTTGGGTGAGGTTCATGACGGTGCAGCAACAATGGACTGGATGGAGCAAGAGCAGGAGCGTGGTATTACCATTACTTCTGCTGCGACAACCTGTTTCTGGAGTGGTATGGAACAGCAGTTCGACCAGCATCGCGTTAACATTATAGATACGCCTGGGCACGTAGACTTCACAATCGAAGTTGAGCGGTCTTTGCGTGTATTGGATGGCGCAGTGGTTGTTTTGTGTGGTTCATCGGGTGTTCAGCCTCAGACAGAAACTGTATGGCGTCAAGCTAATAAGTATGAAGTGCCGCGAATGGTTTACATCAACAAGATGGATCGTTCGGGTGCTGACTTCGAAAGGGTTGTTGAACAATTGCGAGAGCGGTTGGGTGCGCTTCCTGTGCCGCTTCAGATGACTATTGGTGCTGAAGAAGGTTTCGAAGGGGTAGTTGATCTCATTAAGATGAAATCAATTATCTGGAATCAAGAAGATAAAGGTACGACCTTTGAGTACGGGGGTATTCCCGCCGAATTACAAGATAAATGCTGTGAAATGCGTGAGTTTCTTGTTGAGATGGCGGCTGAGGCAACCGACGAATTGATGGATAAATACCTTGAGGGTGGAGATCTTTCTGAAGAAGAAATTAAGAAAGGTATCCGAATCAGAACGCTTTCTAACGAGATTGTTCCGGTAATTGGTGGGTCAGCATTCAAGAATAAGGGTGTTCAGGCAATGCTTGATGCTGTTATCGAATATTTGCCATCACCTACTGAGGTAAAAGCGATTGAAGGATTGCTTGCAGATGGTTCGCCTGATACGCGTGTTGCGAGAGATGAGGAGCCGTTTTCAGCGCTTGCTTTTAAGATAGCGACGGATCCTTTTGTGGGGACGTTAACGTTTTTTAGGGTTTACTCTGGAGTTCTTGAGTCGGGAAGTGCGGTTCTGAACTCAGTTAAGGGTAAAAAAGAGCGTGTTGGGCGTATGGTTCAAATGCATGCGAATAGCCGAGAAGAGATTAAGGAAGTTCGAGCTGGTGATATAGCGGCAGGTATAGGGCTTAAGGATGTCACAACAGGTGATACTTTATGTTCTGCGGATGCCCCGATTATATTGGAGCGAATGGAATTTCCTGAGCCGGTTATTTCTGTTGCGGTTGAGCCTCGTACCAAGCCTGATCAGGAGAAGATGGGGGTTGCGCTAGGTAAGCTTGCGCAAGAAGACCCTTCATTTAGAGTTAAAACTGATGAGGAGACTGGTCAGACTATTATATCTGGGATGGGTGAGCTTCACCTTGATATCATCGTAGATCGAATGCGTCGTGAGTTTAGCGTTGAGGCTAACATTGGTAAGCCTCAAGTTGCTTATCGCGAAGCAATTCGAAATGTGTGTGAGATTGAAGGTAAGTTTGTTCGTCAGTCAGGTGGTCGTGGACAGTATGGTCACGTTTGGATTAAGTTCGAGCCCCGCGAAGAAGGTGGAGATGAGCTCGAGTTTATCAACGAGATCGTCGGTGGAGCAGTTCCTAAAGAGTATATCCCAGCCATACAAAAAGGGGTTGCTGAGCAGATGCAAAATGGTGTTCTTGCTGGTTACCCTTTACTTGGTTTAAAGGCAACATTATTTGATGGTTCGTTTCATGATGTTGATTCGAATGAAATGGCCTTTAAGATTGCAGGTAGCATGGCAACAAAAAAGCTGGCCCAGAGTGGTGGAGCGGTGTTGTTAGAGCCTGTTATGAAGGTTGAGGTGGTCACACCTGAAGTCAATATGGGTGATGTAGTTGGCGATCTCAATCGGCGTCGTGGTTTGATTCAGGGTATGAGTGATACTGCAGCTGGAAAGGTTGTAGATGCAGAAGTCCCATTGTCAGAAATGTTTGGCTATGCGACAGACTTGCGTTCAGCTACTCAGGGTCGTGCAACCTATACAATGGAGTTTTTGAAATATTCAGAAGCTCCGAAGAATATTGCGGAAGCAATTATTAATAAGTCTTAA
- the rpsG gene encoding 30S ribosomal protein S7, with the protein MPRRRVVAKRDVLPDPKFGSQILAKFMNHVMVSGKKSVAEKIVYGALEAVKAKGEPLELFDKALESIQPMVEVKSRRVGGATYQVPVEVRPSRQVALAMRWLVEYSRKRGEKTMALRLAGEIMDAAEGKGAAVKKREDVHRMAEANKAFSHYRF; encoded by the coding sequence ATGCCAAGAAGAAGAGTTGTAGCAAAACGTGATGTTTTGCCTGATCCAAAGTTTGGAAGTCAAATACTTGCCAAATTTATGAACCACGTAATGGTTAGTGGTAAAAAATCTGTAGCAGAAAAGATTGTATATGGAGCGCTAGAAGCTGTAAAAGCTAAAGGTGAGCCATTAGAATTATTTGATAAAGCGCTAGAAAGCATTCAGCCAATGGTAGAGGTTAAGTCTCGACGCGTTGGTGGTGCTACTTACCAAGTTCCAGTTGAGGTTCGTCCATCTCGTCAAGTAGCGCTTGCTATGCGTTGGTTGGTTGAGTATTCGCGTAAGCGTGGTGAAAAGACCATGGCTTTGCGATTAGCAGGTGAAATTATGGATGCAGCTGAGGGTAAAGGTGCTGCGGTTAAGAAACGTGAAGACGTTCACCGTATGGCTGAAGCTAACAAAGCGTTCTCTCATTACCGTTTCTAG
- the rpsL gene encoding 30S ribosomal protein S12, which translates to MATINQLVRKPRKRQVTKSDVPALKACPQRRGVCTRVYTTTPKKPNSALRKVCRVRLTSGFEVASYIGGEGHNLQEHSVVLIRGGRVKDLPGVRYHTVRGSLDTSGVADRKQGRSKYGTKRPKG; encoded by the coding sequence ATGGCAACTATTAATCAGTTGGTACGTAAGCCTCGTAAGCGTCAAGTTACTAAGAGTGATGTTCCTGCGTTGAAGGCTTGCCCTCAGCGTCGTGGCGTTTGTACTCGTGTTTACACAACTACACCGAAGAAGCCAAACTCGGCTTTGCGTAAAGTTTGTCGTGTACGTTTAACTAGCGGTTTTGAGGTTGCATCGTACATTGGTGGTGAAGGTCACAACTTACAAGAGCACAGTGTTGTTCTTATACGTGGTGGACGTGTAAAAGACTTGCCTGGTGTTCGTTATCACACAGTTCGTGGTAGCTTGGATACTTCAGGTGTTGCTGATCGTAAGCAAGGTCGATCTAAGTATGGAACTAAGCGTCCTAAGGGTTAA